A single Macaca mulatta isolate MMU2019108-1 chromosome 11, T2T-MMU8v2.0, whole genome shotgun sequence DNA region contains:
- the RASSF9 gene encoding ras association domain-containing protein 9: protein MNLRVWRRDLEEALKTTMAPFGRNLLKTRHKNRSPTKDMDSEEKEIVVWVCQEEKIVCGLTKRTTSADVIQALLEEHEATFGEKRFLLGKPSDYCIIEKWRGSERVLPPLTRILKLWKAWGDEQPNMQFVLVKADAFLPVPLWRTAEAKLVQNTEKMWELSPANYMKTLPPDKQKRIVRKTFRKLAKIKQDTVSHERDNMETLVHLIISQDHTIHQQVKRMKELDLEIEKCEAKFHLDRVENDGENYVQDAYLMPSFSEVEQNLDLQYEENQTLEDLSESDGIEQLEERLKYYRILIDKLSAEIEKEVKSVCIDINEDAEGAVASELESSNLENVKCDLEKSMKVGLKIHSHLSGIQKEIKYSDSLLQMKEKEYELLAKEFNSIHISNKDGCQIKENRVKESEISSSNGESPPFTQRVFSNYTNDTDSDTGISSNHSQDSETTVGDVVLLST from the coding sequence atctCCAACTAAAGACATGGATTCAGAAGAGAAGGAAATTGTGGTTTGGGTTTGCCAAGAAGAGAAGATTGTGTGTGGGCTGACTAAACGCACCACCTCTGCTGatgtcatccaggctttgcttGAGGAACATGAGGCTACATTTGGAGAGAAACGATTTCTTCTGGGGAAGCCCAGTGATTACTGCATCATAGAGAAGTGGAGAGGCTCAGAACGGGTTCTTCCTCCATTAACTAGAATCCTGAAGCTTTGGAAAGCATGGGGAGATGAGCAGCCCAATATGCAATTTGTTTTGGTTAAAGCAGATGCTTTTTTACCAGTTCCTTTGTGGCGGACAGCTGAAGCCAAATTAGtgcaaaacacagaaaaaatgtgGGAGCTCAGCCCAGCAAACTACATGAAGACATTACCAccagataaacaaaaaagaatagtCAGAAAAACTTTCCGGAAACTGGCTAAAATTAAGCAGGACACAGTTTCTCATGAGCGAGATAATATGGAGACATTAGTTCATCTCATCATTTCCCAGGACCATACTATTCATCAGCAAGTCAAGAGAATGAAAGAGCTGGATCTGGAAATTGAAAAGTGTGAAGCTAAGTTCCATCTTGATCGGGTAGAAAATGATGGAGAAAACTACGTTCAGGATGCATATTTAATGCCCAGTTTCAGTGAAGTTGAGCAAAATCTAGACTTGCAGTATGAGGAAAACCAGACTCTGGAGGACCTGAGCGAAAGTGATGGAATTGAACAGCTGGAAGAACGACTGAAATATTACCGAATACTCATTGATAAGCTCTCTgctgaaatagaaaaagaggtaaaAAGTGTTTGCATTGATATAAACGAAGATGCGGAAGGGGCAGTTGCAAGTGAACTGGAAAGCTCTAATTTAGAGAATGTTAAGTGTGATTTGGAGAAAAGCATGAAAGTTGGTTTAAAAATTCACTCTCATTTGAGTGGCATCCAGAAAGAGATTAAATACAGTGACTCATTGCttcagatgaaagaaaaagaatatgaacTCCTGGCCAAggaattcaattcaattcataTTAGCAACAAAGATGGGTGCCAGATAAAGGAAAACAGAGTGAAGGAATCTGAGATTTCCAGTAGCAATGGGGAGAGTCCTCCCTTTACTCAAAGAGTATTTAGCAATTACACAAATGACACAGACTCAGACACTGGTATCAGTTCTAACCACAGTCAGGACTCTGAAACAACCGTGGGAGATGTGGTGCTGTTGTCAACATAG